The nucleotide window CCGCACGTCGAGTTCCCTCGGCAGTTCGTCGACGCCGTGCGGGGCGACACCGCCGACGCCGAGCGACCCGTGACGGTCGAACGGGAGTAGTCGTCAGTCGAAGGCGAACTCGTCCGTCTCGAAGTGTTTGAGCTTCGATTCGATCTTCCAGCGTTCCCAGTCGCAGGTGTCGTACAGGAATTGTGCCAACGCGCCGAACTCGTCGGTCTTCAAGTCTGCTTGTTCCGGCCCCCTGTTGCCGACGAACGGGTACGCCTCCGACGTGCGGAGCGTCTCGAAGTCGTCTTTGGCCCGGTCGAGATCGTGGCTGGGCACAGCAGCGAAGTTCACCGCTGCGTCGCGCGAGATCGGGGGCCCCCCAGCAGTGACGAGAGACTAGCACGGAGATGAGCTGACAGGCATACGTTGGTTTATCATTCGTCACATAGACCCTTTCTCTGCGCCATCGGTTATAAACCTCCGCCTTACCCAAACAGATTTGCGTCCCAGGCGCTTTTGTACTACAACGGCGAACATCAGGCACGCATGACTGACGAGAGTGAGGATCGACCGACCGAGACCCAAACTGACCTTGGGGAACGCCCCGGCCTGGACGAGATCAAACGGATGCGTCGGGAGCATCCCAGCGGTTGGCTGGAACTGTCGATGACGCCGGCGCGGGCGCTGTTGATCGACGCGATCCTCGACTCGCCGCCGGGTCACGAGTTCACTACTGGAACGATCTCCGAGCGCGCCGGAATTACGCCGCAGGCCGTCCGGGACCACCTCGGCGTTCTCGTCGACCGCGGCGTTGTCGAGGCAGTCGACGGGACAACGTACCGGATCGTCGACGACAGCGTGGTCTTGCGGGAACTGGAAGAGCTGAACGCCGCCGTTGGCGCCGTTCGCGCCGGGGCCGCGGACGAACGGGTCCACGAGACGCCGCCACACGAGCGGGTCGACAACGCGGACGACGACGGGAGCGGGAGCGGCCGCAGGGTTGCGGAGACAGCACCAGATCCGGGGGTCCTGAATGCCGACTGATCGACGGATCGAAGCTGTGGCCGCGGAGATCGCCGAGAAGTACGAACGAGTCGGCTACGAGGTCGAAGAGTTCGACGGACCAGCAGAGCGGCCCGACGCCGAAGAGTTCTACCTCTACGTCTCCACGGAGTACGCGAGCTTCTACCTCACGTTCCACACGGGCGTACCGGCCGTGACCGTCGCGTACCCGTTCACTGTGACACGCGCGCTCGGGGGGAGGCTCGGGGAGTCCGAGCGGGAGCGGCTCGTCGAGTCGACCCGAGGAGACGGGACAGAGCCGACGCCCGAGGCTGTAGGCGAGATCGTCCTCGGTCGAGCGGACGCGGACACGCTCCACGAGATCGAGTTTCGGCTCGCAGACCACGCGACCGTCTCGCTCGTCGATGTCGAGTTCGACCGGACGGACGACGGACTCCCGACGCGATTCTCCTCGTACACGAACCTTCTCCCGTACGCCGACGGGTTCGATCTCCAGACACTCGACACGCGAACGGACGTGGCGATTGCCGCGGGAGCGAGCGGCAAACGCTTCGTCGAACACGCCCTCGCGGTCGACACCGACGGCGATCCCTCGGAGTACGCCGTCGAGCTACGGTTCTGATCCCGGCTCTCGTCGGGCCCCCGCTCACTGCTCTCGCGGCCGGAACACGATCAGCCGTTTCCCGGTCGTCCGATTCTGTGTCACGTCCACTTCCACGTCCGTGCCGATCTCCACGTCGTCGTTGTCGATGCCGCGGACGACCCCGGTGAGTCGGACCGGACCGAAGTCGACGACGGCTGTGACGTACGGCGTGTCGTCCGCGAAGTCCGGCGGCGCGACGTGGACCTCCGAGAACGTGAGCACCTCGCCGACCAACGGGAGCGACTTCTCCGACAGCGAGTCGGAGCCACACTCCGGGCACACCCG belongs to Halobaculum sp. MBLA0143 and includes:
- a CDS encoding winged helix-turn-helix domain-containing protein, which translates into the protein MTDESEDRPTETQTDLGERPGLDEIKRMRREHPSGWLELSMTPARALLIDAILDSPPGHEFTTGTISERAGITPQAVRDHLGVLVDRGVVEAVDGTTYRIVDDSVVLRELEELNAAVGAVRAGAADERVHETPPHERVDNADDDGSGSGRRVAETAPDPGVLNAD
- a CDS encoding Zn-ribbon domain-containing OB-fold protein, coding for MSGDPVPGVDEGYDEWADALADDAFYLECHEGHGSLPPRRVCPECGSDSLSEKSLPLVGEVLTFSEVHVAPPDFADDTPYVTAVVDFGPVRLTGVVRGIDNDDVEIGTDVEVDVTQNRTTGKRLIVFRPREQ